The following are from one region of the Quercus robur chromosome 1, dhQueRobu3.1, whole genome shotgun sequence genome:
- the LOC126713083 gene encoding uncharacterized protein LOC126713083 produces the protein MEEEETFDKFYAKLKDIVNSTFNLGESIAEPKIVRKIFRSLLEKFHAKFTTTEEEESDNSEDEDEDEDEDEDLTFIANEIIKLLQNRKKDKNKTPRKSKSSKKGKNKKLLI, from the exons atggaggaggaaGAGACCTTTGATaagttctatgctaaactcaaggatattgtgaattctACCTTCAATCTTGGAGAATCTATTGCggaacctaaaattgttaggaaaatcttTAGGTCCCTACTTGAAAAATTCCATGCCAAGTTCACTACCACTGAAGAA GAAGAGAGTGATAactctgaagatgaagatgaagatgaggatgaaGATGAGGACTTAACCTTCATAGCTAATGAAATTATCAAGcttctccaaaataggaaaaaggataagaaCAAAACCCCAaggaaatctaaatcctctAAGAAGGGCAAGAATAAGAAACTCCTCATCTAG